The Pagrus major chromosome 17, Pma_NU_1.0 genome includes a region encoding these proteins:
- the mcl1b gene encoding induced myeloid leukemia cell differentiation protein Mcl-1b yields the protein MFQVKRAAMTTGVMSFFQNGGVEGPMHYGSGDSSPEIAVSSSLDSQNGNVGSNDTPKRPKNLGVNTTMVYSATKIIRESSDDDIEEGSLPCTPELHSDSEADVSSCPAGDEVLDNDTRQLIMSFLKDFTGLAKHRWKESKELSTMKRVVGDLLEKHRYAYNGMINKLSLDDRGDASFVSSVARSLFADGTTNWGRVASLLAFGAVVSQTLKEKGRVDCVEQVGQEISTYLLTNQRDWLVKNNSWDGFVEFFRVADPESTVRNTLMAVAGVAGIGATLALLIR from the exons ATGTTTCAAGTGAAAAGGGCTGCGATGACGACGGGAGTCATGAGCTTCTTTCAAAATGGAGGCGTAGAGGGACCGATGCACTACGGCTCAGGAGATTCCTCCCCGGAGATCGCCGTGAGCTCTTCGTTAGACTCTCAAAATGGGAATGTCGGGTCTAACGATACTCCGAAACGGCCAAAAAACCTGGGAGTGAACACGACGATGGTGTACAGCGCAACGAAAATCATCCGGGAGAGCAGCGACGACGACATCGAAGAAGGCTCTTTACCGTGTACTCCGGAGCTGCACTCGGACAGCGAGGCGGACGTCTCCAGTTGTCCAGCAGGGGACGAGGTGCTGGACAACGACACAAGGCAACTGATTATGTCGTTCCTGAAAGACTTTACTGGACTTGCTAAACATCGGTGGAAGGAAAGCAAAGAACTATCGACAATGAAAAGAGTCGTGGGAGACCTTttggaaaaacacagatacGCATACAATG gtaTGATCAACAAACTGTCACTGGATGACAGAGGGGATGCAAGTTTTGTCAGCTCAGTAGCCAGGAGCCTTTTTGCAGACGGGACCACAAACTGGGGCCGAGTCGCAAGCCTGCTCGCCTTCGGGGCGGTGGTGTCTCAGACCCTGAAGGAGAAAGGCAGGGTGGACTGTGTGGAGCAGGTGGGACAGGAGATCTCTACCTACCTGCTGACGAACCAGAGGGATTGGCTGGTCAAGAACAACTCCTGG GATGGCTTTGTCGAGTTCTTCAGAGTAGCAGACCCAGAGTCCACAGTGAGGAACACACTCATGGCAGTTGCTGGAGTTGCTGGTATTGGAGCAACGCTTGCCCTGTTGATCAGGTGA
- the ensab gene encoding endosulfine alpha b: MSSENLDSDTQVDYEDEKQDSQEKNANPVKAEEAKLKAKYPGLAQKPGGSDFLMKRLQKGQKYFDSGDYNMAKAKMKNKQLPVAGPDKNLVTGDHIPTPQDLPQRKSSLVTSKLAG; encoded by the exons ATGTCGTCAGAAAACCTGGACTCGGACACTCAGGTGGACTACGAGGACGAAAAACAG GACTCCCAGGAGAAGAATGCGAACCCGGTGAAAGCAGAGGAGGCCAAGCTGAAGGCCAAATACCCAGGCCTGGCCCAGAAGCCCGGCGGCTCAGACTTCCTGATGAAGAGACTACAGAAAGGG CAAAAGTACTTTGACTCGGGCGACTACAACATGGCCAAGGCCAAGATGAAGAACAAGCAGCTTCCTGTGGCGGGGCCCGACAAGAACCTGGTGACTGGCGACCACATTCCCACGCCGCAGGACCTGCCCCAGAGGAAGTCCTCCTTGGTGACGAGCAAGCTAGCTGGCTAG